In Pedobacter heparinus DSM 2366, the following are encoded in one genomic region:
- a CDS encoding N-acetyl sugar amidotransferase — translation MKYCSRCLYPSNHPLYITFDEEGVCSGCRVHEEKDVLDWGSREEKLKKILTAYKNKSENNYDCIIPVSGARDSYFIVHMVKNVYGMNPLLVTYNKQYNTDVGVRNLANLRITFNCDIMTLTVNPESVKKVTRASMRKMGSIYWHCIAGQTVYPVQVAVKFKIPLIIWGAHQGIDQVGMFSHLDEVEMTRKYRKEHDLMGYEASDLIDEFDEISSKDIVQYEYPDDKEIERVGVRGIYLNNFIRWDTRAQHEKMIDLYGYESLEQRRTFDTYNDVDCYNYSDVHDYIKFIKHGYGKVTDHVCREIRLRRMTREEGMRLVKEYESKDVKNLDLFLDWIGMTKNSFYYIIDQFRNKEIWKRNDQWEWKLQIDKFSDLEDNKKQDSCLKIKEKHTPFIITPTGKSTDAKQQYILIGKGVAN, via the coding sequence ATGAAGTATTGTTCACGTTGTTTATATCCTTCTAATCATCCCTTGTATATTACTTTTGATGAAGAAGGGGTATGTAGTGGTTGTAGGGTTCATGAAGAAAAAGATGTTCTTGATTGGGGATCTCGTGAGGAGAAACTGAAGAAAATTTTGACTGCCTATAAAAATAAGTCTGAAAATAATTATGATTGCATAATACCTGTAAGTGGGGCAAGAGACTCTTACTTCATCGTACACATGGTTAAAAATGTATATGGTATGAACCCTCTTCTTGTTACTTACAATAAACAGTACAATACGGATGTAGGTGTTCGTAATCTTGCTAATCTAAGAATTACCTTTAATTGTGATATTATGACACTCACAGTTAACCCTGAATCTGTAAAAAAAGTTACAAGAGCATCGATGCGTAAGATGGGAAGTATTTATTGGCATTGTATTGCAGGTCAAACTGTTTATCCAGTGCAGGTTGCCGTTAAGTTTAAAATTCCGCTTATAATTTGGGGAGCGCATCAAGGGATTGATCAGGTCGGAATGTTTTCTCATCTTGATGAAGTAGAGATGACCCGTAAGTATCGAAAAGAACATGATTTAATGGGTTATGAAGCTTCGGATTTAATAGATGAATTTGATGAGATTTCATCAAAAGATATAGTACAGTATGAATATCCAGATGATAAAGAAATTGAACGGGTAGGTGTTAGGGGAATTTATCTTAATAATTTTATTCGTTGGGATACAAGAGCGCAACATGAAAAAATGATTGACCTGTACGGCTATGAATCCCTCGAACAGAGACGTACTTTTGATACTTATAATGACGTAGATTGTTATAATTATTCAGATGTCCATGATTACATCAAATTTATTAAACATGGTTATGGAAAAGTAACAGACCATGTTTGTAGAGAGATTCGTCTTCGCAGGATGACTAGGGAAGAAGGAATGCGTTTGGTAAAGGAGTATGAGAGTAAAGACGTTAAAAATCTGGACTTATTTCTGGATTGGATAGGGATGACTAAGAATAGTTTCTATTATATAATAGACCAATTCAGAAATAAAGAGATCTGGAAAAGGAATGACCAATGGGAATGGAAACTTCAAATTGACAAATTTTCCGATTTAGAAGATAACAAAAAACAAGATAGTTGTCTTAAGATAAAAGAAAAGCACACCCCTTTTATAATTACACCAACGGGAAAATCTACTGATGCAAAGCAACAGTATATTTTAATTGGCAAAGGTGTTGCAAACTAA
- a CDS encoding glycosyltransferase, which translates to MIANALVASGHRVTQFISNFEHRSKTFRNDCYESRSYGPNYSISIIPSTSYKSHISLSRVKYERSYAKNLIKYVADYEKPDIVILAEPALCYYNIILRWIKKDLKAKIIIDLIDIWPELFHLLFPKSLNFLANLIFFPLYMWRRRLYRSVDGLVAVSKNYQDIALKIKPFKPSHTDVVYWSIPENEINKEELISNKDVINLIESKGLEEVWCIYAGTLGENYDVKSIIDAGEELKKIYSHNRFKLIIAGDGPLADFCIENSDQKSIVFLGRLSSTDLAGLFRHCDIALSTYRQRSTVSMPIKAFDYFAFGLPLVNSLKRDLGYFINKMEIGINYEAESVSALTGAIKILVDDKDKRLQMKENALIASTIFSENLQYSKFIYVIENVYYGK; encoded by the coding sequence ATGATTGCAAATGCATTGGTGGCTTCAGGGCATCGAGTTACGCAATTTATTTCAAATTTTGAGCATCGTAGTAAAACCTTTAGAAATGATTGCTACGAAAGTAGATCATATGGGCCCAACTATTCAATCAGTATCATTCCAAGCACATCCTATAAATCACATATCTCGCTGTCTCGCGTTAAATATGAAAGAAGTTATGCAAAAAATCTAATAAAGTATGTAGCAGATTATGAAAAGCCAGATATTGTTATACTTGCTGAACCCGCTCTTTGTTATTATAATATAATTCTCAGATGGATCAAAAAAGATTTGAAAGCTAAAATTATTATCGACTTAATAGATATTTGGCCTGAACTGTTTCATCTTTTGTTTCCAAAATCACTTAATTTTTTGGCTAATTTAATATTTTTTCCTTTGTATATGTGGAGGAGAAGACTTTATAGAAGTGTAGATGGACTGGTAGCTGTTTCTAAAAACTACCAAGATATAGCTTTAAAGATTAAACCATTCAAACCATCTCACACTGATGTGGTATATTGGAGCATTCCTGAAAATGAAATTAATAAAGAAGAGCTGATATCTAATAAAGATGTGATAAACTTAATAGAATCAAAGGGTTTAGAAGAAGTTTGGTGTATATATGCAGGTACTTTGGGCGAAAATTATGACGTCAAGTCCATTATAGATGCAGGAGAAGAATTGAAAAAGATATATTCACATAATAGGTTTAAACTTATAATAGCTGGTGACGGACCTCTCGCAGATTTTTGCATTGAAAATTCAGATCAAAAGAGTATTGTTTTTCTTGGACGCTTAAGTTCAACTGACCTTGCGGGGTTATTTCGACATTGCGATATAGCTTTAAGTACTTATAGACAGCGATCAACGGTTTCAATGCCTATAAAAGCATTTGACTATTTTGCTTTTGGATTGCCACTTGTTAATTCACTGAAGCGTGACTTGGGATATTTTATCAATAAAATGGAAATTGGCATTAACTATGAAGCCGAATCAGTATCAGCTTTAACTGGGGCTATTAAAATATTAGTGGATGATAAAGATAAAAGATTGCAGATGAAAGAAAATGCTTTAATAGCTTCAACTATCTTTTCTGAAAATTTACAGTACTCAAAATTTATTTATGTTATAGAAAATGTTTACTATGGTAAATAG
- a CDS encoding glycosyltransferase family 4 protein has translation MKILHIAEQGSGGGAESVFRESVMLLKKYDDSNTHLVACKKSMNLPFDIDYSFSHEISKTQLIYSFRYKIELEKILIHAKPNIVHLHHTGLLSSSILHVLWKYKRLNSGFRVVQTAHTFEHICSHHAAYDYNKSIRCVDCSRDRYKFKIFYRNCSRSGYFHSVAKGISSLISHFFYKRKVIDVIIVPSEFMKSTILDSKLHDQDKILVLDNPVSKGFLNQGPHIDKVDQIIYFGRLSDEKNVQLILRAFALYAKKNHNPYSLLIIGEGPDADVLKSLSKELELTHLVTFMPFMQHIELQKYLSASKISVLASKCYENAPMMILESLAFNIIPIVCNHGGMKEMVSKFGFGVMFDGDSTESLAQKISYVVSSYDKFLNESDLARNLAKSHLAQNNYVFELTKIYLGVIGDE, from the coding sequence ATGAAAATATTGCATATAGCTGAACAAGGAAGTGGTGGTGGAGCAGAATCTGTGTTTAGAGAGAGTGTGATGTTACTTAAAAAGTATGATGATTCGAATACTCATTTAGTAGCCTGTAAAAAGTCAATGAATTTACCTTTTGATATAGATTACAGTTTTTCGCACGAAATTAGTAAAACACAACTTATATATTCATTTAGGTATAAAATTGAGCTTGAAAAAATTCTCATTCATGCTAAACCTAATATAGTTCATTTACATCATACTGGTCTGTTGTCGTCATCTATCTTACACGTTCTTTGGAAATACAAACGATTAAATTCTGGCTTCCGAGTCGTGCAAACAGCACATACTTTTGAACATATTTGCTCCCACCATGCAGCTTACGACTACAATAAATCTATAAGATGTGTTGATTGCTCAAGGGATCGTTATAAATTTAAGATTTTTTATAGAAACTGCAGTCGCTCAGGTTATTTTCACTCCGTTGCTAAAGGAATAAGTAGTTTAATCTCTCATTTTTTTTATAAAAGAAAAGTTATTGATGTAATTATAGTGCCATCAGAGTTTATGAAGAGTACAATTTTAGATAGTAAGCTTCACGACCAAGATAAAATATTAGTTTTAGACAATCCCGTTTCTAAGGGGTTTTTAAATCAAGGGCCGCATATTGATAAGGTTGATCAGATAATTTATTTTGGGAGGTTGTCAGATGAGAAAAATGTTCAACTTATTTTGAGGGCATTCGCGTTATATGCTAAAAAAAATCATAATCCTTACAGTTTGTTGATTATTGGTGAAGGCCCTGATGCCGATGTCTTGAAGAGCCTTTCGAAAGAGTTAGAGTTGACACATCTGGTAACTTTTATGCCATTCATGCAACATATTGAATTACAGAAGTATTTAAGTGCCTCGAAGATATCAGTTTTAGCATCTAAATGTTACGAAAATGCACCTATGATGATTTTGGAGTCATTGGCATTCAATATAATACCTATCGTTTGTAATCATGGTGGGATGAAAGAGATGGTATCAAAATTTGGGTTCGGTGTAATGTTCGATGGTGATTCAACTGAATCATTAGCACAAAAGATATCGTATGTTGTTTCTAGTTATGATAAATTTCTTAATGAGAGTGATTTGGCTAGAAATTTAGCGAAATCACATTTGGCACAAAATAATTACGTTTTTGAATTAACTAAGATATATTTAGGGGTAATTGGCGATGAGTGA
- a CDS encoding lipopolysaccharide biosynthesis protein: MSSFIKIYLWQILSLISGFATMVIVTPFLSSNPYLFGIYSVVMSMSLFLAYADLGFLSAGAKYASEYAVRNERKQEIEIISFVTFILGGFVLLISIVALVFSFLPHLLIKSLPDLNSKNVASTLLLVFALSTPLLVLQRSVQIIFNIRLKDYLYQRIFTASNIIKILSSFFFFGRGKYLLVEYFIFSQFVGLIAVILALLLAKKSFNYNLKMYFASIKFSKEIFNKTKKLAFSSLFVTIAWIVFYEIDLFVIGKFIGAKGVAIFSLSITLMALFRSLHSIIYNPFTAKFNHYIGKRDFSGFNRAFYKVLVLGLPLSVFPTLIVAFTIKSFIYSWVGIEYEEVIPIVRIMLFIYLFNFIASPASIALVAHERIRSIYLTTAIMPLIYWGGIIVTYNFWGLQSFAIFKLFAFSLSSMVYSYLSIKLFGVDFKQFLSRNVLQATIVSIALYFIVYYTQTYLPYFKKPGNLFKYTMLCSGYLVFSLVLYYLLSSQFRKTILEFLPSFSKLFKFKRESI; encoded by the coding sequence ATGTCCTCTTTTATTAAAATTTATCTTTGGCAAATCTTGTCTTTAATCAGTGGATTTGCTACGATGGTTATTGTAACCCCATTTTTATCTTCAAACCCATACTTGTTTGGGATTTATTCGGTTGTGATGTCCATGTCCTTGTTTCTGGCCTATGCTGATTTGGGGTTTTTAAGTGCCGGAGCTAAGTATGCGAGTGAGTACGCCGTCCGAAATGAGCGTAAACAAGAAATTGAGATTATATCCTTTGTGACATTCATTCTTGGTGGTTTTGTTTTATTGATTTCAATAGTGGCTCTTGTTTTTTCTTTCCTGCCACATTTGCTAATTAAAAGTCTACCTGATTTGAATTCCAAGAATGTTGCTAGTACATTGTTATTGGTGTTTGCTTTATCTACTCCACTCTTAGTTTTACAAAGAAGTGTGCAGATCATTTTTAACATTAGATTAAAAGATTATCTGTACCAACGTATCTTTACAGCTTCAAATATTATAAAGATTTTATCCTCTTTCTTTTTTTTCGGAAGAGGCAAGTACCTGTTAGTGGAATACTTCATATTTAGCCAGTTTGTAGGTTTGATCGCGGTGATTTTAGCATTATTACTTGCTAAAAAGTCATTTAACTATAACTTGAAAATGTACTTCGCATCTATAAAATTTAGTAAAGAAATTTTTAATAAAACGAAAAAATTGGCTTTTAGCAGCCTCTTCGTAACTATTGCATGGATCGTTTTTTATGAAATAGACCTATTTGTTATCGGCAAGTTTATTGGTGCTAAAGGGGTTGCTATTTTTAGTCTATCGATAACCTTAATGGCATTGTTTCGATCATTACATAGTATTATATACAACCCTTTTACAGCAAAATTTAATCATTATATTGGAAAAAGAGACTTTTCTGGATTTAATAGAGCTTTTTATAAAGTTTTGGTTCTTGGATTACCTTTATCTGTATTTCCTACGTTGATTGTAGCTTTTACAATTAAGAGTTTTATATACAGTTGGGTTGGAATAGAATATGAGGAGGTTATTCCTATAGTCAGAATTATGCTGTTTATATATCTGTTTAATTTTATCGCAAGCCCGGCTAGTATCGCACTTGTTGCACACGAAAGAATTCGTAGTATTTATTTGACTACAGCAATAATGCCTTTAATATATTGGGGAGGAATTATAGTCACGTACAATTTTTGGGGATTACAGTCTTTTGCAATTTTTAAGTTATTTGCATTCTCGTTGTCATCGATGGTTTATTCCTATTTATCTATTAAATTATTTGGAGTTGATTTTAAACAATTCTTAAGTAGGAATGTCCTTCAGGCAACTATCGTGTCAATTGCCTTATATTTTATTGTATATTATACTCAGACATATCTTCCCTATTTTAAGAAGCCTGGAAATCTTTTTAAGTATACAATGTTGTGTTCGGGATATCTGGTATTCAGTTTAGTCCTTTATTATTTATTGTCGTCTCAGTTTAGAAAAACTATACTGGAGTTTTTGCCAAGCTTTTCGAAATTATTTAAGTTTAAAAGAGAAAGTATATGA
- a CDS encoding glycosyltransferase: MINHKIKVLVFTDCYIYGGSERLMSFLINNKNLQNKFDLKLSYRAYKDYERGMSRDYQDLPKSLILPQQLLSNESLFYKINCLKLSKIIKLPFFFIQKIQVYSIWNLMVFYFLLKKERPDILHINNGGYPGAKSCNMLVLANKLFCNAKVIYQVNNQATISKKIDLPTDQFICRNVDVFLTASNLAKQMLIKNRQFPNDKIKIINNCIIPGLKEKNREEICHELSLPIESFIIVQVGFLTERKGQRMLILAMDLLLKIHPELETKISALFIGNGEDEIKLTQLVNELGLEKNITFLGYKSNSHDYINACDLFVLPSISNEDMPLVLLTALELGKPIIASNFAGISQVITSEVNGMLIDINDVSFHQELYEIIYKLYMNLALRTLLGNNARKSFIEYSPEKYGQNIENLYRQL; the protein is encoded by the coding sequence ATGATTAATCATAAAATCAAGGTATTGGTGTTTACGGACTGCTATATTTATGGAGGCAGTGAAAGACTAATGTCTTTTCTTATAAACAATAAAAATCTACAGAATAAATTTGATCTTAAACTAAGCTACAGGGCTTATAAGGATTATGAAAGAGGAATGTCTAGAGATTATCAGGACTTACCAAAGTCATTAATTCTTCCTCAACAACTTTTATCTAATGAATCTTTATTTTATAAAATAAATTGTTTAAAGCTTTCAAAGATTATAAAATTACCCTTTTTTTTCATCCAAAAAATCCAGGTTTACTCAATTTGGAATCTGATGGTTTTCTATTTCTTGTTGAAAAAGGAGAGGCCAGACATTTTGCATATTAACAATGGTGGGTATCCTGGAGCAAAGAGTTGTAATATGTTGGTTTTAGCAAATAAATTATTTTGTAACGCAAAGGTTATTTATCAAGTGAATAATCAGGCTACAATCTCAAAAAAAATTGACCTGCCTACAGATCAATTTATTTGTAGAAATGTAGATGTTTTTTTAACAGCGTCAAATTTGGCGAAGCAAATGTTGATAAAGAATAGACAATTCCCTAATGATAAGATAAAGATTATAAATAATTGTATAATTCCTGGTTTAAAAGAAAAAAACCGAGAAGAAATTTGCCACGAACTTTCCCTACCTATTGAAAGTTTTATAATCGTACAGGTTGGTTTTTTGACCGAACGTAAGGGGCAAAGAATGCTTATATTAGCAATGGATTTGCTATTAAAAATACATCCAGAACTTGAAACAAAAATTTCTGCCTTGTTTATTGGAAATGGTGAAGACGAGATAAAACTTACGCAGTTAGTAAATGAATTAGGCCTGGAAAAAAATATAACTTTTCTCGGATACAAGTCAAATAGTCATGATTATATAAATGCGTGCGATTTATTTGTATTACCCTCTATTAGTAATGAAGATATGCCATTAGTATTGTTGACGGCGCTAGAATTAGGAAAGCCTATAATTGCAAGCAATTTTGCGGGAATATCGCAGGTTATAACATCTGAAGTCAATGGTATGCTTATTGATATCAATGATGTGAGTTTTCATCAGGAATTGTATGAAATTATATATAAGCTTTATATGAATTTAGCTTTGCGAACACTTCTCGGCAATAATGCGAGAAAATCTTTTATAGAATATTCGCCTGAAAAATATGGACAAAATATCGAAAATTTATATCGTCAACTATGA
- a CDS encoding UDP-glucose dehydrogenase family protein — protein sequence MKIAVIGTGYVGLVTGTCLSETGNNVICVDINEAKVKKMQAGEVPIYEPGLDVLFHRNIAQGRLTFTTDLAHAVKDAQIIFMALPTPPGGDGAADLSYILGAAKDISKLVTNYKVIVNKSTVPVGTADKVQAVFAENTDVEIDVVSNPEFLREGVAVEDFMKPDRVVIGTRSEKAQKLMNELYGPYVRQGNPILFMDERSSELTKYAANSFLATKITFMNEVANLCEIVNADVDAVRKGIGSDARIGKRFLFPGIGYGGSCFPKDVQALAKSADEHNYDFQILRSVMQVNEKQKTLLVDKLLKYYKGDLKGKHFALWGLAFKPETDDIREAPSLYIIDELLKHGATVAAFDPEGMNNVKALVGDKIKYAETQYDALIGADALLIATEWSVFRNPDFERMEETLSNKVIFDGRNLYDLQKMIDLGYYYNSVGRKLINN from the coding sequence ATGAAAATAGCCGTTATTGGAACAGGGTATGTAGGTCTGGTTACAGGTACCTGTTTATCTGAAACAGGAAATAATGTAATTTGTGTAGACATTAATGAAGCCAAAGTAAAAAAAATGCAGGCTGGTGAAGTGCCTATTTATGAGCCCGGGCTGGATGTGCTCTTCCACAGGAACATTGCCCAGGGCCGCTTAACCTTTACAACAGATCTTGCCCATGCGGTTAAGGATGCCCAGATCATTTTTATGGCGCTGCCAACGCCTCCGGGTGGAGATGGTGCTGCCGATCTGTCCTATATTTTAGGGGCAGCGAAAGACATTTCAAAACTGGTGACCAATTATAAGGTTATTGTAAACAAATCTACCGTTCCGGTAGGAACAGCAGATAAGGTGCAGGCTGTTTTTGCAGAAAACACGGATGTAGAAATAGACGTGGTCTCTAACCCCGAATTTTTACGTGAAGGCGTGGCCGTGGAAGATTTTATGAAACCGGACAGGGTGGTGATCGGAACACGGAGCGAGAAAGCACAGAAGTTAATGAATGAATTGTATGGTCCTTATGTACGTCAGGGAAATCCGATTCTGTTTATGGACGAGCGCTCTTCTGAGCTGACCAAATATGCTGCCAATTCATTTCTGGCTACAAAGATCACTTTTATGAACGAAGTAGCCAACCTTTGCGAAATTGTAAATGCCGATGTGGATGCTGTGCGTAAAGGTATAGGTTCTGATGCAAGAATTGGTAAGCGCTTTCTTTTCCCCGGAATAGGGTATGGCGGCAGCTGTTTTCCTAAGGATGTGCAGGCTTTGGCAAAGTCGGCTGATGAACATAACTATGATTTCCAGATCCTGAGGTCTGTGATGCAGGTAAATGAAAAGCAAAAAACTTTATTGGTGGATAAATTGCTGAAATATTATAAAGGTGATTTAAAAGGTAAGCATTTTGCTTTATGGGGATTGGCCTTTAAACCCGAAACGGATGATATCCGTGAAGCACCTTCCTTGTATATCATTGATGAGTTGCTTAAACACGGGGCTACTGTAGCTGCTTTCGACCCTGAAGGAATGAACAATGTTAAAGCGCTTGTTGGCGATAAAATAAAATATGCTGAAACCCAGTACGATGCACTGATCGGTGCAGATGCTTTATTGATTGCAACAGAATGGTCGGTATTCAGGAACCCTGATTTTGAAAGAATGGAAGAAACCCTGAGCAATAAAGTTATTTTTGATGGTCGTAACTTATATGACCTGCAAAAGATGATCGACCTTGGATATTATTATAACAGTGTGGGCCGTAAGCTTATCAATAACTAA
- a CDS encoding NAD-dependent epimerase/dehydratase family protein translates to MMGIEKILLIGGGGFIGRNLINSFELIKKDIEFVVLSRQNHHFSPTKTVRYVVGDYGNKDEMEVLFRTEKFNKVFHFANTSVPSSSNFNILDDVDNNLMSTLTLLEVMKKNGCNFILYLSSGGAVYGNSNDRILDEAHYCVPISSYGITKLANEQYIALHSRNYGLNYLILRLSNPYGHFHVSEQQGIVNIAIRKALRNDTVTVWGNGAQEKDYIYVQDVISIIYKLLEKGIVNDTFNVGSGTAIALNDILREIRQALPSLDVKYEPSKPTDVSNFCLSISKLKSVIDFDITPFDDGLAKTIEWEKLKIL, encoded by the coding sequence ATGATGGGAATTGAAAAAATATTATTAATAGGTGGTGGTGGATTCATAGGCCGAAATTTAATTAACAGTTTTGAACTAATAAAAAAAGACATCGAGTTTGTGGTATTATCTCGCCAAAATCATCACTTTTCGCCTACCAAAACTGTTAGATATGTTGTTGGCGATTATGGCAACAAAGACGAGATGGAAGTTCTTTTTAGAACTGAGAAATTTAATAAAGTCTTCCATTTTGCCAATACTTCCGTTCCTTCATCATCTAACTTCAATATCCTCGACGATGTCGACAATAACTTGATGTCTACGTTAACATTACTCGAGGTTATGAAAAAAAATGGCTGTAATTTTATATTATATCTTTCATCCGGAGGCGCAGTTTACGGTAATTCAAATGATAGGATTCTTGATGAGGCTCACTATTGTGTGCCAATAAGTTCCTATGGAATAACTAAATTGGCAAATGAACAATATATAGCATTGCATAGCAGAAATTATGGCCTAAATTATCTTATATTGCGATTATCAAATCCTTATGGTCATTTTCACGTATCAGAACAACAGGGGATCGTTAACATTGCGATTAGAAAAGCATTGAGAAATGATACGGTGACGGTATGGGGAAATGGAGCACAGGAGAAAGACTATATCTATGTTCAAGACGTGATAAGTATTATTTATAAACTCCTTGAGAAAGGTATCGTCAACGATACATTCAATGTTGGTTCAGGAACTGCTATTGCATTGAATGATATTCTCAGAGAGATCCGGCAAGCTCTACCTTCGTTAGATGTCAAATATGAGCCTTCTAAGCCAACTGATGTTTCTAATTTTTGTTTGAGTATAAGTAAGTTAAAATCGGTTATTGATTTTGATATAACCCCATTTGACGATGGCTTAGCAAAAACCATTGAGTGGGAAAAATTAAAGATATTATAA
- a CDS encoding UDP-glucuronic acid decarboxylase family protein — MKTKRVLITGAAGFLGSHLCDRFIKEGYHVIAMDNLITGDLQNIQHLFGLENFEFAHHDVSKYVYVSGELDYILHFASPASPIDYLKIPIQTLKVGSLGTHNLLGLAKNKNARMLIASTSEVYGDPSVNPQPEEYWGNVNPVGPRGVYDEAKRFQEAMTMAYHTFHGLETRIVRIFNTYGPRMRLNDGRVLPAFIGQALRGEDLTVFGDGSQTRSFCYVDDLIEGIYRLLLSDYALPVNIGNPDEITIRQFGEEIIKLTGTSQKLVLKDLPVDDPKQRRPDITKARAILGWEPKVSRAEGLKITYEYFKSLPQEALTNKEHKDFSTFNL, encoded by the coding sequence ATGAAAACAAAAAGAGTTTTAATTACCGGTGCTGCCGGCTTTTTAGGTTCGCATTTATGCGACAGATTTATCAAAGAGGGTTATCATGTGATCGCAATGGACAACCTGATTACGGGCGACCTGCAAAACATACAGCATTTATTCGGATTGGAAAATTTTGAGTTTGCACATCACGATGTTTCCAAATATGTATATGTATCTGGCGAGCTGGATTATATTCTTCATTTTGCTTCACCCGCCAGCCCGATTGATTATTTAAAAATTCCTATTCAAACCCTCAAAGTTGGCTCATTGGGCACACACAACCTGCTTGGTTTGGCGAAAAATAAAAATGCAAGGATGCTGATCGCTTCTACTTCAGAAGTTTATGGTGACCCAAGTGTAAACCCTCAGCCTGAAGAATACTGGGGCAATGTAAACCCTGTTGGTCCAAGGGGTGTTTATGATGAAGCAAAACGTTTTCAGGAAGCCATGACCATGGCTTACCATACTTTTCATGGTTTGGAAACCCGCATTGTAAGGATATTTAATACTTACGGACCAAGGATGCGGTTGAATGACGGACGTGTTTTGCCTGCCTTTATTGGCCAGGCCCTGCGCGGAGAAGACCTGACCGTATTTGGGGATGGCTCGCAGACCCGCTCATTTTGCTATGTGGATGACCTGATAGAAGGTATTTACAGGCTATTGCTGAGTGATTATGCCCTTCCGGTGAACATTGGCAACCCGGATGAGATCACCATCAGGCAATTTGGAGAAGAGATCATCAAACTTACCGGTACAAGCCAGAAACTGGTATTGAAAGACCTGCCGGTAGACGATCCTAAGCAAAGACGGCCTGACATTACCAAGGCAAGAGCGATACTGGGTTGGGAACCGAAAGTAAGCCGTGCCGAAGGGTTAAAAATTACTTATGAGTATTTTAAATCCCTGCCCCAGGAAGCTTTAACAAACAAAGAACATAAAGATTTTTCTACTTTTAATCTATAA
- a CDS encoding glycosyltransferase family 2 protein → MSLLFSIIIPTFNRVLALERCLNSLLLQNYKNFEVIICDDGSTDNTFEMVEKFRGQINLRYYYNENWGGPAKPRNLGLSVASGKWICFLDSDDWYHNDRLSYLANAVNNDFDVYHHNLLRVNRSNVILSRMPTWQIDNNDATLDLLTNFNGILTSSTCIRKAKLDELKLCFSEERKIIGLEDFDLWIQLAFAGAKFKFLNKDLGYYNIEGSDHITFLDQRQIDRLFELYMTNQYKLKHKDRKKSTAAFNYQKACILTIGKDMSGASKCFMFALKYGTRKVKARSLYKLLFR, encoded by the coding sequence ATGAGTTTATTGTTTTCAATTATAATACCAACTTTTAATCGAGTTTTAGCATTAGAAAGGTGTTTAAATTCACTCTTGTTACAAAACTATAAGAATTTTGAAGTAATCATTTGCGATGATGGCTCAACAGACAATACATTTGAAATGGTTGAAAAATTCAGGGGACAGATTAATCTTCGCTATTATTACAATGAAAATTGGGGCGGTCCAGCGAAACCCAGAAATTTAGGGCTGAGTGTAGCTTCGGGAAAGTGGATATGTTTCCTGGATTCCGATGATTGGTACCATAATGATAGACTTTCATATCTTGCAAATGCAGTTAATAATGACTTTGATGTTTATCACCATAATTTGCTTCGGGTTAATAGATCAAATGTAATTTTGAGCAGAATGCCAACATGGCAAATTGATAATAATGACGCAACTTTGGATTTGCTTACAAATTTCAATGGAATTTTAACTTCCTCAACTTGTATAAGAAAAGCAAAACTTGATGAGCTGAAGTTGTGTTTTTCAGAAGAAAGAAAAATTATTGGCTTGGAGGATTTTGATTTATGGATACAATTGGCATTTGCAGGTGCGAAATTTAAATTTCTGAATAAAGATTTAGGTTATTATAATATTGAAGGCTCCGATCATATTACATTTTTAGATCAAAGACAGATTGATAGGCTTTTCGAATTGTATATGACGAATCAATATAAGTTAAAACATAAAGATAGAAAGAAGTCAACAGCCGCTTTTAATTATCAAAAAGCTTGTATATTGACGATTGGTAAAGATATGAGTGGGGCTTCGAAGTGTTTTATGTTTGCTCTTAAATATGGGACAAGGAAAGTTAAAGCAAGGTCGCTTTACAAGTTATTATTTAGATAG